A window of Parambassis ranga chromosome 10, fParRan2.1, whole genome shotgun sequence contains these coding sequences:
- the tmem271 gene encoding transmembrane protein 271 has product MKLSGKGLCTVFSSTLLFVCALSEVVVGLRCVSLGSTVKAHFHLGAAAGAFYSGLLVGIGQVLLGCALLFCMEKPGCRNFFLLGVVVFLLGVLTAFSGAVVDGDTASLVERKYSHYCFHSVIVNPACEQLRDYQRSLVISTVLSTLECLLGLINLVIIKRYKTAQFSRSRQCQRQRAGAIIFSEERDCSSADFQPVSYINLGVFNVFDETGAEVQCGGHPSMELPGYSPTDPELNHCFPFSYPIPSELPPAYEDIFPVEACNT; this is encoded by the coding sequence ATGAAGTTGAGTGGGAAAGGACTGTGCACCGTCTTCTCCAGTACCCTCCTCTTCGTGTGCGCCCTGAGCGAAGTTGTCGTTGGATTAAGATGCGTCTCGCTGGGATCTACGGTGAAAGCACATTTCCACCTCGGCGCCGCGGCCGGGGCTTTCTACTCCGGGCTACTTGTGGGCATCGGGCAGGTCCTGCTGGGTTGCGCTCTGCTCTTTTGCATGGAGAAGCCAGGCTGCAGGAATTTCTTTCTCCTCGGTGTTGTGGTCTTCTTGTTGGGTGTCCTCACTGCCTTCTCCGGCGCGGTGGTGGACGGGGACACGGCTTCTCTTGTGGAGAGGAAATATTCCCATTACTGCTTCCACTCTGTGATTGTGAATCCTGCCTGCGAGCAGCTGCGGGATTACCAGCGGAGTCTGGTCATCTCCACTGTTCTCAGCACCTTGGAGTGCCTCCTCGGGCTCATCAACCTGGTGATCATCAAAAGGTACAAAACAGCGCAGTTTTCTAGGAGCAGACAGTGTCAGAGGCAGCGCGCAGGGGCCATCATCTTCAGTGAGGAGCGGGACTGCTCCTCGGCGGATTTCCAGCCGGTGTCTTACATCAATTTGggtgtttttaatgtgtttgacgAGACAGGTGCAGAAGTGCAGTGCGGGGGACACCCGTCAATGGAGCTGCCGGGGTACTCGCCCACGGACCCGGAGCTCAACCATTGCTTCCCTTTCTCTTACCCGATCCCCAGTGAACTGCCGCCCGCATACGAAGACATTTTCCCCGTTGAGGCATGCAACACATAG